The following proteins are co-located in the Anser cygnoides isolate HZ-2024a breed goose chromosome 2, Taihu_goose_T2T_genome, whole genome shotgun sequence genome:
- the STEAP1 gene encoding STEAP1 protein — MEKREGNSRTIDQNAGQSIVPRRNRGNLSNLNVDMQVTNPPEVAVLFDLHQAHHFGEFEHSSEQHCKQELFPKWHLPMKIASAISLLTFIYTSLRDVIYPFVTRNENVFYKIPILVINKVLPVVSITLLALVYLPGILAAGFQLYFGTKYKRFPQWLDRWMLSRKQFGLLSFFFATMHACYSLCYPMRRSYRYKLLNWAFQQVKQKKENAWIEHDVWRMEIYVSLGILGLALLALLAITSIPSVNHSLTWREFHYIQSKMGYVALLLCTVHALVFAWDKWVDVNQFIWYTPPSFMVAVFLPIVVLLCKCILLLPCFRKRIKKIRCGWEANTQTNQTSMTSRL; from the exons ATGGAGAAGAGGGAAGGCAATAGTCGTACCATTGATCAGAATGCAGGTCAGAGCATCGTGCCGAGAAGAAATAGAGGAAACCTTAGCAACTTG aATGTGGATATGCAAGTTACCAATCCACCAGAAGTAGCTGTACTTTTTGATTTACATCAAGCACACCATTTTGGTGAGTTTGAACACTCTTCAGAACAACACTGCAAGCAGGAACTGTTCCCCAAGTGGCACTTACCAATGAAGATAGCATCTGCAATCTcattattaacatttatttacacTTCTCTAAGAGATGTCATATATCCTTTTGtaacaagaaatgaaaatgttttctataaaaTTCCAATCCTTGTCATAAACAAAGTTTTACCAGTGGTTTCAATTACCCTTTTAGCACTGGTGTATTTACCAGGAATATTAGCAGCTGGTTTCCAGCTGTATTTTGGCACCAAGTATAAAAGGTTTCCCCAGTGGCTGGATAGATGGATGTTGTCAAGAAAGCAATTTGGACTTCTCAGTTTCTTCTTCGCTACAATGCACGCCTGCTATAGCCTATGCTATCCAATGAGAAGATCATACAGATACAAGCTGCTCAACTGGGCATTCCAGCAG gtcaaacaaaaaaaagaaaatgcctgGATTGAACATGATGTTTGGAGAATGGAGATTTATGTGTCCCTAGGAATTCTGGGACTTGCTTTGCTGGCTTTATTGGCAATAACCTCAATCCCATCTGTCAATCATTCTTTGACCTGGAGAGAGTTCCACTACATTCAG agcAAGATGGGATATGTAGCTCTGCTGCTATGCACAGTTCACGCACTGGTGTTTGCTTGGGATAAGTGGGTTGATGTTAACCAATTTATCTGGTACACACCACCTTCATTTATGGTAgcagtttttcttcctattgTAGTCCTGCTCTGTAAATGCATACTGCTCCTCCCATGTTTCAGGAAGAGGATAAAAAAGATCAGATGTGGTTGGGAAGCCAACACACAAACCAATCAAACCAGCATGACTTCCAGGCTGTAG